The following nucleotide sequence is from Terriglobales bacterium.
GGTCGTTTCCTTACGCGCCTCCGCTTCCAGGCGCGATTGTTCAATCTGCTTCTGTTTCAGCGGCAGCATGTATTGCATGGCGTCGGATTCGCCCTTGGCCTGCAGCACGCGCACCTGCGCCTGGCCTTCGGCGCCCTTTACCTCGCGGACTTTTTGCGCTTCGGCCTGGAGTTCGGAAATGCGCACCTGCTTCTGCTGAATTTCTGTTTCCACGCCTATGCGGTCGTTTTCCTGTTCGCGCAGCAAAAGCGTCTCCAGGCCCTTGGCGTATTCCGGCGGAAGCTGGATATCGCGCAGCATCACTTCCTTGACGCGAATGCCGTCGGCGCCAAGCTTGGAGCTGATGATCTTTTCGGCGCGCTGGCGAACCTCCTCGCGCTTGGTGGAAAAGACGTCGCGCACGGTGTAGTTGGGCACCAACTCGCGCCAGGCGCTGGCCACGACCGCCGGCACAAGTTCCGTGTCCACCGGTTGTGGCAAATGCGACTGAATGTAATCCAGGCGATTGGGATCGAGGCTGTAGCGGACGGTGATCGCGAGGCCGACCGTGAGCCCTTCCTTCGCCTGCACGTTCAGTGGTTCCACCTTTTTCTTGTCCTTCGATTTGTCGATTTCGCTCGCCACTCCGGTGGTATAGAGGTGGTCGCGGGTGTCGAACATCTCGACGCGGTCGATGAACGGCGTGACCACG
It contains:
- a CDS encoding SPFH domain-containing protein; this translates as MLALKYLLLVGAIGMFIAALAIVAYDLYAEVQRRRRAVAAGITTESEPLRWRTAVALVAVAWAPLLIALSIVVVPSGMAGVRVSQVAGTRPGTLYSGVHVVTPFIDRVEMFDTRDHLYTTGVASEIDKSKDKKKVEPLNVQAKEGLTVGLAITVRYSLDPNRLDYIQSHLPQPVDTELVPAVVASAWRELVPNYTVRDVFSTKREEVRQRAEKIISSKLGADGIRVKEVMLRDIQLPPEYAKGLETLLLREQENDRIGVETEIQQKQVRISELQAEAQKVREVKGAEGQAQVRVLQAKGESDAMQYMLPLKQKQIEQSRLEAEARKETTIKNAEAAAQAKVIDSKAELERRNLLADAEANRIRVTAVADAERMRSEAAVLKQNPLLINKIVAERLSDKIQVMMVPSDGKFFFANDVLRSMGAPPQSGGDDDPPPQKNHGQ